The DNA segment ttccttatttatctacatattaaatctatatgGTTAAAAATTAAATCAGTTGCCACATGTATATATCGCATATCAAAAATTGTGTCATGTAGCAAAAAATTTAGCAAATCGATACATTTTCCATCTAAAATGTGTTAAATGTCACTTATGAAGATACTTCAAAAGGCAAAGGTTACCAAATGATACAACATAGGGCAGATGCCAATATTTCGGATATCACACATGTCAGATATGAGTTTAATTCTTATATAAATCCTCAATCTGTATTCAAAAAATCAATTACATctcttttaaatttaaaatattaattatttgaccATGTAACATTTCGGCTTCTCTAAGCACAGATTCGACAGTCAGATTTAATTGGTAAAGGTACGACTTGGAACTCCAAGGTCAAGCCGCAGCTGCTTGATTCTTTGTCTTTTTGCCCTCAGCTTTTGAAGGCTCCGCGAACCATTCTGGTGCGTTGGCGGGTGCCACTTGTTGGCTGGGTAAAACTAGCAGCAATATGTTGTTGCGGTCAGTTAGGTGGTCGTGACGTGTCGTTTCGGTCACTTttttatgttctttttattCTTAAAGTTCGATGAACATCTTGAGACAACAATAAAAGTTCACTAACCAAGTGTGTATTTAAGCCCTTAAAAATATAACTAATAAATGATCTACTTGTATTTATTTGTTGTTCTTTGGTTAGTCCACCATTGATAATggtcctgtttggtaaagagcgttttgggataaaaagagcggttttgaccaactttagaggtttgaccactgaaactgctaattggagtgtttggtggagagaggtttgggagagaggtttgagatgaaaacgctaatttagaaaaagctcttaaaatgagctttttcaattagcgttttgcaatattaaaattaatggacttctttaaccctaatagatagactctctcttcttctgcgccaaaattaatgcccttattcgtctttttgcacaaaccgctattatcaatcagctaatttttaccaaacaggtctacacaaaccgCTAATCAAATcaactagtcaaatcagctaatgtaatcagctaatagctagggctaattacaaatctagcccaactaaaagggtccatttacatatctaacccactttgcttcaatatcaccaaattagacactttcatccactttggacaagaatacccttatttcaattcatcttctttCTCAGATTCTGAACGTCTTTCTCGTCATCCCAAACGGGCgaaaagacggtggtttataAAGAGAAGAGATTTTGTTTcgttcaacctttgaagaaCTAGTGTTTGCGGAAGAGGATTAGGAAGGAAATcttaaaaaataagaaagaaaaaaatctaacaattgaactgctgtgatgtcgcatttgtgacgaattcgtcCAAATGCGACAAGATTTGTCGCATCTGCGGCAAcggttgtcgcatttgcgacaaaTTCGTCAGcaagttgtcgcatttgcgacgaaatgcgacagcttttgtcgcatttgcgacaaaATGCGACAACGATTGTTGTATTTGTGAAGtggtgtcgcatttgtgacgaaatgcgacaaattcgtcataaatgcgacaacaatggaggaaattgacggaaaatggtggaaaatagaggaaattgaaacaaaaccattacagatgaagaaagaggcaagactagCAAGATAAACATgtatataagctaaaaacataccatttctacgggaaattgaacataatacttcaataatcactaacgattggtatcagaaattgaagaacatgaaccgaagaagaagaagaagaagaagaaccaatcgaagaagaaagaagaagaagaagaatcgaaCGAAGAAGATTCGatcgaagaagaaagaagaagaagaatcgatcgaagaagaagaatggatcGAAAAAGAAGAATGGATCAAATAGAAATATGGGTATTCGTATCCAAAGTGGataaaagtgtctaatttggtgatattgaagcaaagtgggttagatatgtaaatggacccttTTAATTGggttagatttgtaattagccctaatagctaacagctaatataatcagctaacagctaattcccaaacagcgccaatatatatctatatatgaaATTGCTCCCATATTGGAGAAAATTTACAGAGAAATGGAGGTTGAAATTATTTGCAAGGAGTGCATTAAACCTTGTTCATCAACACCATCTCACCTTAAGATCTACAAAGTCTCTCTTTTAGATCAATTTATGCCCCCAATATTTTTCTCCACTGCCCTTTTTTATGCCAAAAACCATGATTTCCTCTCCCAAAAATCACTTGTGCTAAAGCATTCAGTATCCAAAACTCTATCAAATTTCTACCCTCTTGCCGGACGGATCAAAGACTATGTTTCCATTGACTGTAATGACGAAGGAGCATGTTACATAGAGGCCAAAGCTAGCATTCCTATGTCTGAATATCTCGAACAACCTGATCCAACACTTCTGCCTAAATTAGTCCCAGATGCCTCTATGTTCAATCAAAATCCAATTGGAGCATTTGTTGTCTTGATTCAACAAACAACATTTGCTTGTGGTGGCTTAGTCATTGGTGTTTCTGCTTCTCACATTGCCCTTGATGGAACATCATTAGCTTCCTTCATTAAAGCTTGGGCTTTAGCAGCTTCTTCCATTGGTAAAGAAATTACATACCCAAATCTTGATTCTCGATCTCTGTTTCCGCACTATGTCGGAAACTTCCCAAAAGAGGCACTCTTTACAGCTTTGTGGGCTCCGTTTGCGAGAAAAGATAAGGTTTCTCTAAGGAGGTTAGTTTTTGATGCATCAGCCATTGATGAACTTAAGGCCAAAGCTGCATCAAGTAGCGTGGAAAACCCTTCACGGGTTGAGGTTGTTTCTGCAATCATAACTAAAATTGTGAAGGCTGCTTTGAATGCAAAGTCAGGCATTGATAAACCAATTGCAATTTCCCATGGTGTTAATATGAGGCGAAAAGCAACACCACCATTTCCAGATTCTTCATTGGGGAACTTTGTGTGGCCTGCTCAAGCCATAAACACAGAGAAGGAAACCCAACTAACTAGCTTAGTCTACCAATTAAGGAATGCAATAAGGAAAGTAGACGGTGAATTTGTTAAGAATACAATAGAAGGTGGATCTGCCAAGCTATTCCAAGATCTGAAAGAGATGGGGGATGCCCTTTCCCAAGGTGAAATGGAACTTATGTTGTTCAGCAGTTGGTGTAATTTTGGTCTGTACAATAATTCTGATTTTGGATGGGGAAAACCCATTTGGATAAGCCAATGCAGCACAACTGATTCAGAAGAAATACCATTCAATAATATGTGTAATCTGAATGATACAAGGAGTGGAAATGGAGTAGAGGCTTGGTTGTTTCTTCCTCAACATATTGCTGCTGTTGTAGAGAAAGATGAAGAGCTTCTTCAATATGGTTCAATTAATCTATCCCCTTTAAGCATTGCCCATACTTGATTGTTATTTGCTTTTCACTTACAGCTGCTAATAAGAAATAATACTAATCTACTTTTCAACATTAGTGTACTTTCTGTATGCATCAAATAAAATACGTGTTTTGTGATATTATGCCTAAAACACTAAAATTGGCCTCTCtaatctttaatttttaattaaggtGTTGTTAAAGTTGCTCACTAATTTGGTGTTCTTTTATATTCTAAAAAGTTCTAATAATAAACTACACAATCTAAATCTTAATATCATCCTATCAATATGATGCAAAACAAATAGTGACTCAAAAATTCCAATTAGGTTTTATCTCTAGAAAAGGTAACGAATGGTTGgcatagacaaaaaaaaaaaaaaaaaaaacccacaaaactaaGTTGCATCCAGCAACCAAGAACTAAACTCGATCattaaattgtaaaaaaaaaaaaaaaaaaaccttatctAGGAAGAAAGCATAAAATAACTACTGACCAACTGAAAATGGACTTATGCTTCCTTCTAAACTGATAAGGGGTTACTTGATATTATTTAGATGTCCACACTATGTGAGCAATTCCACGTGGAAATGAAGCTGCAAAACAGAACGTAGGTCAGACGGATCGGAATCCGGTGAATCCGTTCGAATACCTAAATCAGTTTATGATTGGGTCGGATTGAAGGATATGAACTAATTGTCAATACGTGTTTATTCATagaattttttagattaaggGTTGTCACATTTTGGGAATCCTTATGGCATCCGGATTCCTTATCCCTCAAGGAGACCAATTCTTAGAAGTAATCCCTTCTTTTATTGGAATTCCAAAGTTTTCTTTGTATTCGGAGGTTAGATCTGTGCTAGCTATATTTGGACCGCTATCGTTGGACTTTGACTGCCATAGACGTGTTTGGGCAGCTATGGTTGGATTTGGACCGTTAGCTCCACACGTGCTCTTTGCTTTTGAGAATGGCAGAACTAACATCATACTTTAGATGTTATTTTGCATGATATCATAaaccaaataattaaaataggcCTAAAACACAAATAACTTCCTGAACTTATTTAAATGTTGTAACTGCACTcccgaactttcaattgtaacaacttacccctcaaacttgtccaattgtaaaacataacccctcaaacttgtccaattttaaaacataacctcaaattgctgacatggactgcaattgaagaaaaacatgaaaTACAAAagttgcaacgctcgtggaatgTGATAATCAGGATCTTTAGCGTTATACGAATCCGGAGAAACGTTTTTattgttgcttcaagtacggggtataaaaattcccaatttggggttatgttttacaattggacaagtttaaggggtaaattgttacaacTGAAAGTTGGAGAGGACAGTTGCAatatttagacaagttcagagagttatttatgtattaggtcattaaaataacaaaaataaggatcaaattgtaatttaatccaaataaaactaaaccagttctcatccataccgtataaaaaaagaatttgatgcaataatcaaatttaaaaaggcTGTACCTACCATCAGATCTACTTTTTCTTGTTCGTTTGAAGTTTATATTCCTTATTGAACGTCTTTTTCTATCAGATCTACAACTGTTAGctatatttctttcatttattcttttttcggtcttagcaagaACGGAAAAGGtttatcttatccgtagatctatagatctgcctGGTTGTAAAAACAGAAAGGACTTAGATCCGAATGTCCGGAAGAGTCTAAATGATGAAGCATGGATTGCAAAGGTTTTTCAACGGGATTCGACGTACGAGAAGGATAtgatttctttgttttttttatttgtaccttttatgggttttattgctttttgtagtctttctattgctctttgtagtcttatTACTATTCTTTGCAGTCTGTTTTCTTCCCTTTGTGGATGTAGCCTATATAGGTGGGAGGTTTTATTACTCTTCATTCTCGTgatgtatatatattgttaaattaatgaaatgatatGGCTTTTTATCAATTATTTAAAGTTGCCTCTCTCGGATGAATGCATCTCCCATGAATGCAAAATTAATTCTGCCCATGACATGAGCTGTGATCGGA comes from the Euphorbia lathyris chromosome 5, ddEupLath1.1, whole genome shotgun sequence genome and includes:
- the LOC136230165 gene encoding stemmadenine O-acetyltransferase-like, coding for MEVEIICKECIKPCSSTPSHLKIYKVSLLDQFMPPIFFSTALFYAKNHDFLSQKSLVLKHSVSKTLSNFYPLAGRIKDYVSIDCNDEGACYIEAKASIPMSEYLEQPDPTLLPKLVPDASMFNQNPIGAFVVLIQQTTFACGGLVIGVSASHIALDGTSLASFIKAWALAASSIGKEITYPNLDSRSLFPHYVGNFPKEALFTALWAPFARKDKVSLRRLVFDASAIDELKAKAASSSVENPSRVEVVSAIITKIVKAALNAKSGIDKPIAISHGVNMRRKATPPFPDSSLGNFVWPAQAINTEKETQLTSLVYQLRNAIRKVDGEFVKNTIEGGSAKLFQDLKEMGDALSQGEMELMLFSSWCNFGLYNNSDFGWGKPIWISQCSTTDSEEIPFNNMCNLNDTRSGNGVEAWLFLPQHIAAVVEKDEELLQYGSINLSPLSIAHT